The following coding sequences are from one Gemmatimonadota bacterium window:
- a CDS encoding PadR family transcriptional regulator, producing MDPKAFQILVSLAAAPMHGYAIRQEVEARTEGEVRLWPATLYGTLSELTSTGLIEETASPGGVGDDPRRKYYALTGEGRRALGAEAARLERLARLARTHLS from the coding sequence ATGGACCCCAAGGCGTTCCAGATCCTCGTTTCTCTGGCGGCCGCGCCAATGCATGGATATGCGATCCGGCAGGAGGTGGAGGCGCGGACGGAGGGGGAGGTGCGGCTGTGGCCGGCAACGCTGTACGGCACGCTGTCGGAGTTGACGTCGACGGGGCTGATCGAAGAGACGGCGAGTCCCGGAGGCGTCGGCGATGATCCCCGGCGGAAGTACTACGCGTTGACGGGGGAGGGCAGGCGAGCGCTGGGGGCGGAAGCGGCGCGGCTGGAGCGGCTGGCGCGCCTTGCGCGGACCCACCTGTC